A stretch of DNA from Enterococcus gilvus ATCC BAA-350:
ACAAAGGAAACCATTGAATTGATGCGCGAAGCACTTGTCAGCATTGGTGCACCAAGAGACCTCCTGCAGGTGATTGAAGAGCCAAGTATCGAATTGTCACAAGAACTTATGCGGTCTGTCGACTTAATCGTAGCAACAGGCGGACCAGGATTGGTGAAATCGGCTTATTCTAGCGGTCACCCAGCCTATGGGGTAGGACCAGGAAATGTACAAGCAATTTTGGACCGGGATTACGATGTAGAGATTGCCGCAGAGCTTTCAGTGATCGGGCGTTCTTTTGATAACGGCATCGTATGCGCGTGTCAGCAAAGCTTGTTCTACCCAGAGGAAAAAGAAGTGGAATTGTTTGAACAATTGAAGGATAAAAAGGCAGCACTGTTCACAGAAGAAGAAGACTTAGCAAAATTACGGGACGTACTTTTTATAGAAGGAAAAGCAAATCCGGAAATGATCGGACAGGACCCTCAACGAATCGCCGAAGCGGCGGGGCTCAGCATTCCGGCAGATAGCGAAATCATCGCTGTGAAGGTCGACGCGGTCGGCAAGAAGGAGCTGTTCTGTAAAGAAAAAATGGCGCCGGTTCTCGCATTGAAGAGCTACGATACCTTTGAACAGGCTGTCGCTTTTGCTCGGGAAAATCTATTGTGGGAAGGTTCAGGACACTCGGCAGGATTGTTCAGCAACAGCAAAGAGCACCGAATTTATGCAGGAGAAGTATTGCCAGTCAGTCGTGTCGTGGTGAATCAGCCAACGATTGATGCGGGCGGATCTCCAGCTAATGGATTGAATCCGACTGTTTCGCTAGGCTGCGGCTCTTGGGGAAATAATATTATCTCAGAGAATCTGAATTATACTCATTTGATCAATATTTCCCGCGTTGCGATGCCGATTGCGCCGAAGCATGACGGCGAACCGTGGAATTAGGTGACGACGATGCAGAAATTTGATGCGTTGCTCGCAAATTTTTCTAGTAAGGAGAAGATTCGCATCGGTGTGGTTTGTGCTAACGACGAGGTGACGATTCAATCTGTCTTTCATGAAAAGGTTCGAGACTACTTGGAGCCGGTCTTGATTGGAGACGAGGCAAAAATACTCGAAATCGTCACCCAAAATGCGTTTTCTGCACGGATCGTTGCGGCGGAGACGGAGGAAAAATGTGCCGCGATAGGGGTAGAAATGGTACGAGCGGGCGAGATCGACTTTTTGATGAAGGGCCATCTTCAAACGCGGACCTTTTTAAGAGCTGTAGTGGATCGTGAAAAGGGCATTGCTGCCAGCGGCTTATTGAGCCATGTAGCATTGAATGAAATTCCTGCCTACCATAAATTATTACTGACAACAGACGGCGGGATGGTCACCGCACCAAGTAAAGAAGAGAAAAAGACACTGATCGCCCACGGAATCGAAGTCATGAATAAGATCGGCGTTGCCAAACCAAAAGTAGGCCTTTTAGCTGCGGCGGAAACAGTGAATCCGAAAATTTCGTCGTCGGTAGAAGCCGAAGAAATCATGCGGGAAATACAGTCTGAAGCACCAGAAAGCTGCTGGATCGATGGCCCGATTTCGTTGGACTTGGCTTTGAGCAAAGAGGTGGCGGCGATCAAGCATTATGAAAGTTCTGTTGCAGGCGATGCGGATATCGTCGTAGGCCCAGATATCACTACGATGAATGTTTTAGGCAAAAGTCTCACTGTTTTGGCGGGTGCCAAAATGGCTGGCCTGATTATGGGCGCCAGCGTGCCGATCGTCATGGTGTCACGCGGGTCAACGGAAGAGGAGAAGGTCTACTCAATTTTAGTCGCTATGTATTGCAGCAAGAGGGGATGACAAATGAAAATTTTAGCAATCAATCCTGGATCGACCTCTACGAAAGTTTCCTATTATGTGGATGGAGAAATCATCAAGGAACAGGGCATTTCTCATTCAACAGAAGAACTAAGAAAATTTCAAAAGGTCGTCGATCAAATGGAATTTCGTCGAGATATATTATTAGCCTTTATGAAGGAGGAGGGCATTGATCCTAAAGAATTAGACGCTGTAGCTGGACGCGGAGGGAGTTTGCCGCCGGTTTCTTCTGGGGCATATGAAGTCAATGCAGAGATGATCGACTATTTAAGAAGGGTCACGAAGATCGAGCATCCTTCAAATTTAGGGGCGATTCTAGCAAACGAAATCAAAGAACAGGGAAATGAAAAAACGCTCGCCTTGATCTATGATCCGGTGTCAGTAGATGAATTTGAGGATGTGGCTCGTATTTCTGGATTGAAGGGGATCGAACGCAAGAGTATCGGTCACGCTTTGAATATGCGGGCGGTGGCGATGAAGGTTGCACGAGAAGAAGGATTGGATTATCAAACAGCGACGGTGATCGTCGCTCACTTAGGTGGAGGAAATACCATCAGTATTCATCATAAAGGCAAGATGATCGACTTGATCTCTGATGATGAAGGGCCGTTTTCAACAGAACGTACGGGCGGATTGCCATTGAAGTACGTGATGCCCATGTGCTACGAGCATTCATTGGAAGAAATGATGCGGATCTACAAACGAGAAGGCGGCTTGAAGTCCTACGCAGGGACGAGCAACGCCAAAAAAATCGAAGAACGCGTGGCGGCTGGCGATGAAGAGCTGAAGACGGTCTATGAAGGATACATTTATCAAATTGCCAAAGGAATCGGGAGCCTGGCAACCGTGACAAACGGACAAGTGGATCGCATCGCTTTGACCGGCGGTGTCGCTTACTCAAAAATGGTCGTTTCTGAACTAACGAAACGGGTAGGCTTCATTGCGCCGATCATCACTGTTCCTGGGGAACATGAAATGATTGCTCTGTCAAAAGGAGCAGAACGGGTCGTCTTAGGACAGGAAGAATTGAAGCAATTTACCAGCTCGGATGTTTAAGACGATCAGTCTTAATAAAAGGACAGAATAAGTGTACACATTTCGTTAAAAAAACAAATGAACAGGGAAAGGGGCAACACACATGAAAATCAAAGCAGCATTAGTAAAGGAAAAGGGTGCACCCTATGAAATTACCGAACTAGAATTGGCCGAGGTCGGGTCGAAGGACGTTTTAGTAAAAATCGTCGCGTCTGGACTGTGTCGTTCAGATTACGGAGAAAGAAATGGAAACAGCATCAACTTTCCAAATGTTTTGGGGCACGAAGGTGCAGGGATCGTTGAGCAGGTGGGAAATGCGGTAACTTCCGTAGCACCGGGCGACCTCGTGATTCTGTCTTACGCGTATTGCGGGGAATGCAAGCACTGTGTAGAAGGACACCCATCCTCTTGTGAAAAATGGTTTGCGGTGAACAATATAGGGAAAAATCCTCGGGGAGAATTTGTGCTGCACACAGAAGACGGTACAGAGGTTAACAACTTCTTTAATCAATCCTCCTTCTCTACCTATAGCTTGACTGAGGAATCCAATATCGTGAAGGTAGATAAAGACGTGGATCTGCGCCTATTGGGACCATTGGGCTGCGGATTAGGAACAGGAAGCGGTGCGGTCCTGAGTGTCCTGCAACCAAAGGTCGGTGAAGGAATCGCGGTGTTTGGAACGGGAGCGGTTGGTTTCTCAGCGGTCATGGCAGCGAAAATCGCAGGCTGCTACCCGATCGTGGCAATCGACATCAATGATGGTCGTTTGGAAAAAGCGAAGGAATTAGGCGCCAGTCATATTTTCAACAGCAAAGAAAATGATCCGCAAGAATTCATTATGGGATTAACCGACGGAAAAGGGTTGGATTACGTCATCGACTCCACAGGCGTTGGACCTGTGATGACCAAAGCGCTTCACTCCCTCAGCAATTCTGGAACCTTCGTCCCACTAGCGGTTACGCAGAAAAACTTTGAAGTGAATACGTTCTTTGATCTTGTTTTCGGGAATAAAAAGGTTCGCGGGGTATTGATCGGAGATACGATCGCTAAATACCATTTACCGAATCTGATCGAATTTTACAAACGCGGGGAATTTCCATTTGACCAATTTATTAAATACTATGATTTTGAGAATATCAATCAGGCAGAGGCGGATTCTCTTAGCGGCGAGGTTATCAAAGCAGTGGTGGTGATGGACAAAGAATACCAGCCGCCTAAATGATAGGAGGAGGAGACTATGAAAAAAGGAGACATCATCTGGGTTCTTTTGTTGGCTGGATTACTGGCGTTGTTCGTGATCCCTGTGACGAGAGATCCAATCTTAGCGTCAAGTAGTGCTCATCCTTATATCGGCGGCTTTATCAAGTTCGCGATACTGGCGACGATGGGGGATATCCTAGGCAAGCGGATCGCTTCGGGAAACTATCAATTGTCGCTGCAGGTTTTATTCCGGGCGATCGTTTGGGGAATCATCGGCTGTATGGTAACACTCGTTTTTCCAGTCTTTATGGGTGGTGCCGGCGCGGCACAGGCAGGAAAACTGCTTCCTTTTGCCGGAGTGACTTTCGTCCAGGCCCTTTGCGGCAGCAGTATCATGAATCTGACCTTTGCCCCTGCGATGAATACCTTCCACCGTGTCATGGACATTTGGATCGAATCAGCAGCGGCTAACGAGCCAGTGACGTTAAAAAAAATCATCGGGAAAATTGATTGGGTGTCCTTTGTGACCTTCAATTGGTTAAAAGTTGGGATCTTCTTCTGGATTCCTGTACACACGATCGTGTTTTTATTACCAGAAAATCTTCGGGTGATCGTCGCTGCTTTTTGTTCGATCGCCTTGGGAATCATTCTCTCCTTTGCCTCGAAAAAGGGGAGCAGTGACCCGAAAGTAGAAGAAAAATTGGCATAAAAATGGGACAATGAAACTCGCAGCGCTATAAATAAAAGAAAACCGACTGTTTGATTGCTTTCTACATTGAAAGAAATCAAGCGTTCGGCTTTCTTTTTGTTTAGGGATTGATATGCAGCTCCATTTCTGGAGCATGGACGATCGTGTCTTTGACTGGACACGTTTTTTCGATAAAGGCCACCAGTGCTTCGATCTCTTCCTCGGTATTGTCCGCATCAATGTAATAATTGGTAATGATTTTAGAAAAGCCGATCTTTACATCCGGCTTGCCCTTTAAACGGTCCGAATCGATCTCACCTAAAATCTCGATCCGCATTGAATGCAGGTTGATCTGTTTTGCTTGATAAAAGAACCGAACGACCATCATTTTGCAGGCGCCCAACGAACAAAGCAGCGCCTCTAATGGATTCATCGCTTCGTTTGTTCCTCCGACACCGGTTGGTTCATCGATCATAAATTCAAATCCGCGAGAAGAGCACTTCAGCCGCATGCCGCCGAGTGATTCAACTTCAGCTTTTAATGTTTGCTTTGCCATGAAACATTCCTCCATTCTTTTACTCAATCATACGGTTTTTATTAAAAAAAATAAATAACTTGTGCAATTTTTCTCAACATTACATTTTTTTACAACTTTTCATTGAAAATATTTTGTAAATCCTGTATGATACCTGTACATTATGGCTTTTGCCAAGAAGGAAGGAACCTTATGAAATCGGATTTATTTATGGAAATTGAAGAAACACCTGCGTCTGAAAACGAAAAGCATGTGAAGCCTCATTCAGACTTGATGGCTCAGTTGGAGTATTCAATCAGTAAAAAAATGGATTTGTTTAATTCGAGTTTGCCTCGTTATGCAGTACGTTCCATGCTAGCATGTCTCTTTTTAGCTTTAGGAACGGCTATTGCTTTTTATATCGCTATTCGAATGCAGGAAGCGATTCCTGGTTTGGAAAAAATGGCGTATGCCTTTATGTTTAGCTGGTCATTGGTCATGATCCTATTTATGAATGCAGAATTAGGGACGTCGAATATGCTGTACACCACGATCGGTGTGTACAAGAAAATGATGTCCGTCTCTTTTGCGGTGAAATTATTATTTACGTGTATTTTGTTCAATTTGATTGGCGGCGTTTTATGCGGCTATCTGTTGTCATTGACCGCTCCTTTTGGACACCTAGAACCAGACAACTATATGTTTACTGGGATCGCGTCTAAATTGACAAAATCCACTGGTCAAATCTTAGTAGAAGGGATGTTTGCGAATATCGTCGTAAACACTGCCGTTTTAGTCAGTCTGCGAATGAAAGACGATGCAGCGAAGGTCATGGCGATCATCTTCATCATCTTCATCTTTGCCTTTTTAGGTTTTGAGCACGTCATCGCGAACTTCCCAGCATTTTCTTTAGCTTACTTTGCTTCTCATGGAACGATCGCTGAGATGACGGCTGGAAATGTCGCCCACAATCTATTCTTCACGCTGATTGGAAACTTTATCGGCGGCGGATTGGTCATGGGACTTGGTTATGCATGGTTGAATAACACAGAATCAAAATATGTCGATTAGGAAGTATCGGGGATTTTTCCCTGATGCTTTTTTTGTTGCGAAGGAATGAGATGTATCCTATAGTGAAAGAAACGAGCGGGAAAAGGAGGCTTTTTATGGCGTTGTATTCAAGTATTTTCACACGAAAATCGACACGTAAGTTCACGGACCAGCCGCTATCAGGAGAGGCATTGGCTGATATCAAAAGCTTTATTCAAACAATCCCTCCCTTAGTGCCAGATGCGGAGATTACCTATAAGATCGTGGGTCCAGAAGAAGTCAAGGGGATGGGTATTCCCAAGGCGCCTCATTATTTTTTGATTTATGGCAAGGAACAATTTTTAAGAAACACCTGTGCAGGATTTTTGTTTCAGCATGTGGATCTGTATTTATTTTCCAAAGGGTATGCTTCGCGTTGGCTGGGTATGCTGAAGCCGAAAGAAGCCGAGCCGAATTTTATCATTGGGATGGCCTTTGGGTATCCAGAAAAGGAAGAGAAGCGAACATTAACGGATTTTGACCGCAAGCCGCTGAAGGAAATCTCTGAAGGGACGGATTCTCGCTTAGATGCGGTTCGATTAGCGCCCTCTGGTTTAAATGGTCAGCCGTGGTATATTATTGCAAAACCAGGTGTGCTATTTGTATACAGGCAGAAGAAAATCAACGGATTGCCGGGGATCATGTATAAAATGACAGATTTGGATGTGGGGATCGCTCTATGTCATTTAGCTGTAGCGACTGAAGAGAGCGGAAAGAATTTCAACTTTGGGATCACGAAAGGTGCACCGGGTGCTCCAGATGGTTTCCTCTATTTAGGAACAGTCACGTGACACCTCTTCAAACCGTTTTGAAGAGGTGGGGTGCACTTATCGAATAAGTGAAAGTAAATCTAGCTGCAAAACCTCTTTGACGACAAAAGAGGTTTTTTTGCGGTAAGCGGCAGCGCCACTCTCAAATAGTGCGAAGAGTGTGTTGCCTTCTACATAAATCTGTTCGAGATAAGGGGGCGTCTCGATGATTTTTATGGCTTGGGAAATATCTGAGAAATCAGTGGTTTTATGAATATCAAAAATAAAAATTTGCCCAGGCTGCTTGCCCCAAGACTTTGAAAGAAGCATGAACTGTTTATAAAAGGTCACGCCTTGAATTTTTTTCGGAATCGCCATCGAGCCAAAGGGTGAAGCAAGGGGTGCAAGGTTCGGTGAGTGATTGGAAACATTTGGTTTCTGCGTCAAATTTCCCTCGTCATCGATTGGGTAGCACACGACAGTTCCACGTTCCTTCAAGGCGAACAAGGCAACCACTAAATACCCATTGTCATAGGTCAAAGCAGAGGCGCGAGGCAGTTCTTTCAAAGGGACTTTTTGTTCATAAGCAATCGTGCCCTGTTTTTCTGAATATTGGAGAATCGCTTCGAGAGTGATTGCTGCAACCGCCGCGTTTTTTCCAAGTGTATTACTGACCCATAGTTTGCGATGGATCGGATCATAGGCGAGACCGCCTGCGTGGGGCAGATCTGGCAGGAGGATCGTCTTGAGCTTGGCGCCATTTCGGCGATCCACTACGTAAATGACAGAATGATGTTCGTGGGTGTGACAATAAGCAGAGATCAGCAGATAGTCTTCCGTCAGCGTCAGTCCTTGCGGTGTCATATCTAAACACGTTGCTTTTTCGCCTTCCCGCGTGATTGAGCGGGCCTTTTTTAAGCCGGGAACAAGGTATGTTTGCTCCTCCGCAGATTGAAAAAACTCCGGGAAAACGCGCCAGACATTTCCACGGTTAAAGTAACTGCCAGATAAAAAATGGCGCAGCCAAGTGAGTGTTCCAATGTGCATGTTTTTCATCGAACTCGCCTCCAATACATTTATTTTAGCAATATATCGAAAATGGGAACAGTTTTAGGCTCTCATAGAAAAATAGTTGTCAAAAACGGTTGACAAGTTGAAGGATAACGCGTAATATTCAACGAAATAAGCGTCTTACAAAAGAGAAGTAACATAATGAATCCTTTTTCAGAGAGCTGATGGTGCTGCGAATCAGTAAGGAGAATTATGCGAATGGACTTTTGGACGAAGTTTTGAACGTATAGTAGGAACTTCCGGGAACTCCCGATATAGAGTAAGGTCGTTGTTAGACGACTGATTGAGAAATGCCTTGTTTGGCATATCCTTGAGGTGGCACCGTGGATTATCCGCCCTCAGACCAAGTTTATTTGGTCTGAGGGCTTTTTTGTTTTTAAAAAAAGGACCACCCTTGAAAAGAGTTTTTCCTCAGGTTAATGATAGGCGCATGAATTTGTCCTTCAGAGAAGCATCAATTTAATAAAACAAAAGCATAAACAAGAGAAGTAGCTAGGATAGAAAAAATCACAGAAAGTTTCGGTTGATGAGAAGAAACATTTTTTCCTTAGTGAATGGACTTGTTGGCGCGTTCTTGAACTACAGTAGGGAATGACGGGGGCTCCCGTTACAGAGTACGATCGTTGTTAGACGATTAGAGTTGCTGTTTACGAACAGTAAAAAGAGGTGGTACCGTGCTATTTGCGCCCTCAAACCAAAGTTTATTTTGGTTTGAGGGCTTTTTTGCGAGTTTTTCTTCACGCTTTAGCGTGATTAGAAAAATCGTATGCGTGACGAGAATCAAAGTTGCTTTTTCGTTTTTTTGAAAAGGAACCTCTTAGTTGTAAACAAAAAACATTTTACAGTAAAAATCAATAAATAAAGGAGCCTTAAGATGAAAAAAATTAAACAGTTATCTAATAAAAAGCTTGATCCAATCACCATTTATTATCGCTTGAAGAGTCGTGGAACCTGTATCTTTGAACGAAGATCTGAGGTTCAGGATTACGCGATCATCGCATTTGATCCAGTCAAGCTGCTGACTTTTCAAGCGGGAGAATTTCGCATCAACGGTGACAAAATTTCGTGTACCGATCCGTTAAAGGAATTGGAAAAGCAGGTTCTGATTGATGAGGAGTGTCAGGAGGAACTTCCTTTCCAAGGCGGGGCAATAGGGTATGTTGGTTACGATGTTGCTGCGTGCTACGAAGACATCGGAGAGATACCGAAAGATGAGCTGAATGTACCGGACCTGCAATTTTATCTGTATGAATCCTACGTAATTTATGACAAGCAGAAGCAAATCACTACTTTGGTGGTCGGAAACTGCTACAGCGAAGATTCAGAAGCTCGATTAGAAGAGCGAATGGGAAATCTCGAAGAAACGCTTCAACAGGAAATCGAATTGCCAGAGGGGAATCTTCCTCCGTTGACATTTACCAGTAACTTTTCTCAAGGCGAGTTTGAGGCGATCGTCAGGCAAGCGAAGAAACGAATCGTGGCGGGGGATCTCTTCCAAGTCGTACCTTCGCAACGATTGTCGGCGGCATTCACGAGTGCGCCTTTTGACTATTATCGCCAGTTGAGAAAAAGCAGTCCGTCAGCCTATCTTTACTATTTGGATTTTCCAGATGTTCAGGTGATTGGCAACTCGCCGGAGAGCCTAGTCACAGTCAAAGGTGATAATGTAACGACGAACCCGATCGCGGGAACGCGAAAACGGGGGGCGGATGAACAGGAGGACGAAGCATTAGCAATCGAGCTGCAAAACGATCCGAAAGAAATCGCGGAGCATCGGATGCTGGTGGATCTTGGCAGAAATGATTTGGGAAAAGTTGCGGTTCGCGGTTCTGTGACGGTGCCGACCTATTTGACCATCGAGCGATACCGCTTCGTTATGCATCTTGTCTCCGTAGTGGCAGGAAGGCTACAGCCAGGACGCACCGCGATGGACGCGCTGAAGGCGACCCTGCCGGCCGGAACCGTCAGCGGCGCACCAAAAATTCGAGCGATGACTCGGATTTATCAATTTGAAACAGTCAAACGTTCGATCTATGCAGGAGCGGTCGGATTTTTAGGTGTAGAGGATCAAGCGGATTTCGCCATTGCGATTCGCACGATGGTCATCAAAGACAACAACGCGCATGTGCAAGCCGGGGCAGGAATCGTTTATGATTCTGATCCTACGAGTGAATATTTTGAAACATTGCAAAAAGCCAAAGCATTGATGGAGGTAAGAAAATGATTTTACTTGTCGATAATTACGATTCCTTTACGTATAATCTGGTCCAGCTTTTGCCAGAGGATTTAACTATTTTACGAAACGATGATCCAGAATTATTAAGCACCGCAGAGAAGGCTTCCGCGATCGTCCTGTCGCCAGGACCGGGAAGGCCTGAAGAAGCGGGGAAAATCGAACTGCTGATCCGCCGCTTTTATCGCAGAAAACCGATCTTAGGCATTTGTCTCGGACATCAAGCCATCGGTGAAGTGTTCGGTGGAAAAATCATCGGTGCACCCACGATCATGCACGGAAAACAATCACGGGTCTCAGGGGAGCGGCAAGTCATGCGCTACCATTCGCTAATGATCGATCCAGAAGCTGTACCGCAGGATTTAGAAGTAACAGAGAAAGTGGACGGCTGCATCATGGCGATCCGTCACAAAAGGTATCCCGTTTTCGGATTGCAATTCCATCCAGAATCGATCGGAACAGAAGACGGCGCCAGTTACCTTACGCAATTTTTACAGAAAGCAGGGATTTAAATGCAAGAATTATTTGAAAAAGTATATCGCGGCAATGATTTATCCATTCGTGAGATGCAGCAGGTGGGCAAAGCCATTTTTGATCGGCAATTGACCGATACTCAGATCAGCGGATTGTTGGTAGGGCTGAAAGTAAAAGGCGTTGCGGCGGCTGAATTGA
This window harbors:
- a CDS encoding Mpv17/PMP22 family protein, which produces MKKGDIIWVLLLAGLLALFVIPVTRDPILASSSAHPYIGGFIKFAILATMGDILGKRIASGNYQLSLQVLFRAIVWGIIGCMVTLVFPVFMGGAGAAQAGKLLPFAGVTFVQALCGSSIMNLTFAPAMNTFHRVMDIWIESAAANEPVTLKKIIGKIDWVSFVTFNWLKVGIFFWIPVHTIVFLLPENLRVIVAAFCSIALGIILSFASKKGSSDPKVEEKLA
- a CDS encoding aldehyde dehydrogenase family protein → MAIEEMVQQARIAMDKISGYDQAQVDEMLYVISKAVFEQAEPLAKLAIEETRLGRLDHKIGKNQGMATNIFASLKNKPSVGVIREIPEEGLIEIAHPRGVIGSVTPTTNPTITPLGNGLMALKGRNAMIVSPHPRSKKTTKETIELMREALVSIGAPRDLLQVIEEPSIELSQELMRSVDLIVATGGPGLVKSAYSSGHPAYGVGPGNVQAILDRDYDVEIAAELSVIGRSFDNGIVCACQQSLFYPEEKEVELFEQLKDKKAALFTEEEDLAKLRDVLFIEGKANPEMIGQDPQRIAEAAGLSIPADSEIIAVKVDAVGKKELFCKEKMAPVLALKSYDTFEQAVAFARENLLWEGSGHSAGLFSNSKEHRIYAGEVLPVSRVVVNQPTIDAGGSPANGLNPTVSLGCGSWGNNIISENLNYTHLINISRVAMPIAPKHDGEPWN
- a CDS encoding OsmC family protein, giving the protein MAKQTLKAEVESLGGMRLKCSSRGFEFMIDEPTGVGGTNEAMNPLEALLCSLGACKMMVVRFFYQAKQINLHSMRIEILGEIDSDRLKGKPDVKIGFSKIITNYYIDADNTEEEIEALVAFIEKTCPVKDTIVHAPEMELHINP
- a CDS encoding nitroreductase family protein; the protein is MALYSSIFTRKSTRKFTDQPLSGEALADIKSFIQTIPPLVPDAEITYKIVGPEEVKGMGIPKAPHYFLIYGKEQFLRNTCAGFLFQHVDLYLFSKGYASRWLGMLKPKEAEPNFIIGMAFGYPEKEEKRTLTDFDRKPLKEISEGTDSRLDAVRLAPSGLNGQPWYIIAKPGVLFVYRQKKINGLPGIMYKMTDLDVGIALCHLAVATEESGKNFNFGITKGAPGAPDGFLYLGTVT
- a CDS encoding phosphate acyltransferase, coding for MQKFDALLANFSSKEKIRIGVVCANDEVTIQSVFHEKVRDYLEPVLIGDEAKILEIVTQNAFSARIVAAETEEKCAAIGVEMVRAGEIDFLMKGHLQTRTFLRAVVDREKGIAASGLLSHVALNEIPAYHKLLLTTDGGMVTAPSKEEKKTLIAHGIEVMNKIGVAKPKVGLLAAAETVNPKISSSVEAEEIMREIQSEAPESCWIDGPISLDLALSKEVAAIKHYESSVAGDADIVVGPDITTMNVLGKSLTVLAGAKMAGLIMGASVPIVMVSRGSTEEEKVYSILVAMYCSKRG
- a CDS encoding formate/nitrite transporter family protein encodes the protein MKSDLFMEIEETPASENEKHVKPHSDLMAQLEYSISKKMDLFNSSLPRYAVRSMLACLFLALGTAIAFYIAIRMQEAIPGLEKMAYAFMFSWSLVMILFMNAELGTSNMLYTTIGVYKKMMSVSFAVKLLFTCILFNLIGGVLCGYLLSLTAPFGHLEPDNYMFTGIASKLTKSTGQILVEGMFANIVVNTAVLVSLRMKDDAAKVMAIIFIIFIFAFLGFEHVIANFPAFSLAYFASHGTIAEMTAGNVAHNLFFTLIGNFIGGGLVMGLGYAWLNNTESKYVD
- the buk gene encoding butyrate kinase, which encodes MKILAINPGSTSTKVSYYVDGEIIKEQGISHSTEELRKFQKVVDQMEFRRDILLAFMKEEGIDPKELDAVAGRGGSLPPVSSGAYEVNAEMIDYLRRVTKIEHPSNLGAILANEIKEQGNEKTLALIYDPVSVDEFEDVARISGLKGIERKSIGHALNMRAVAMKVAREEGLDYQTATVIVAHLGGGNTISIHHKGKMIDLISDDEGPFSTERTGGLPLKYVMPMCYEHSLEEMMRIYKREGGLKSYAGTSNAKKIEERVAAGDEELKTVYEGYIYQIAKGIGSLATVTNGQVDRIALTGGVAYSKMVVSELTKRVGFIAPIITVPGEHEMIALSKGAERVVLGQEELKQFTSSDV
- a CDS encoding NAD(P)-dependent alcohol dehydrogenase, which gives rise to MKIKAALVKEKGAPYEITELELAEVGSKDVLVKIVASGLCRSDYGERNGNSINFPNVLGHEGAGIVEQVGNAVTSVAPGDLVILSYAYCGECKHCVEGHPSSCEKWFAVNNIGKNPRGEFVLHTEDGTEVNNFFNQSSFSTYSLTEESNIVKVDKDVDLRLLGPLGCGLGTGSGAVLSVLQPKVGEGIAVFGTGAVGFSAVMAAKIAGCYPIVAIDINDGRLEKAKELGASHIFNSKENDPQEFIMGLTDGKGLDYVIDSTGVGPVMTKALHSLSNSGTFVPLAVTQKNFEVNTFFDLVFGNKKVRGVLIGDTIAKYHLPNLIEFYKRGEFPFDQFIKYYDFENINQAEADSLSGEVIKAVVVMDKEYQPPK
- a CDS encoding anthranilate synthase component II encodes the protein MILLVDNYDSFTYNLVQLLPEDLTILRNDDPELLSTAEKASAIVLSPGPGRPEEAGKIELLIRRFYRRKPILGICLGHQAIGEVFGGKIIGAPTIMHGKQSRVSGERQVMRYHSLMIDPEAVPQDLEVTEKVDGCIMAIRHKRYPVFGLQFHPESIGTEDGASYLTQFLQKAGI
- the trpE gene encoding anthranilate synthase component I, with the protein product MKKIKQLSNKKLDPITIYYRLKSRGTCIFERRSEVQDYAIIAFDPVKLLTFQAGEFRINGDKISCTDPLKELEKQVLIDEECQEELPFQGGAIGYVGYDVAACYEDIGEIPKDELNVPDLQFYLYESYVIYDKQKQITTLVVGNCYSEDSEARLEERMGNLEETLQQEIELPEGNLPPLTFTSNFSQGEFEAIVRQAKKRIVAGDLFQVVPSQRLSAAFTSAPFDYYRQLRKSSPSAYLYYLDFPDVQVIGNSPESLVTVKGDNVTTNPIAGTRKRGADEQEDEALAIELQNDPKEIAEHRMLVDLGRNDLGKVAVRGSVTVPTYLTIERYRFVMHLVSVVAGRLQPGRTAMDALKATLPAGTVSGAPKIRAMTRIYQFETVKRSIYAGAVGFLGVEDQADFAIAIRTMVIKDNNAHVQAGAGIVYDSDPTSEYFETLQKAKALMEVRK
- a CDS encoding YncE family protein, with protein sequence MKNMHIGTLTWLRHFLSGSYFNRGNVWRVFPEFFQSAEEQTYLVPGLKKARSITREGEKATCLDMTPQGLTLTEDYLLISAYCHTHEHHSVIYVVDRRNGAKLKTILLPDLPHAGGLAYDPIHRKLWVSNTLGKNAAVAAITLEAILQYSEKQGTIAYEQKVPLKELPRASALTYDNGYLVVALFALKERGTVVCYPIDDEGNLTQKPNVSNHSPNLAPLASPFGSMAIPKKIQGVTFYKQFMLLSKSWGKQPGQIFIFDIHKTTDFSDISQAIKIIETPPYLEQIYVEGNTLFALFESGAAAYRKKTSFVVKEVLQLDLLSLIR